A stretch of the Diadema setosum chromosome 16, eeDiaSeto1, whole genome shotgun sequence genome encodes the following:
- the LOC140239545 gene encoding putative histone H3.3-like type 3: MPRTLNQVNNSSARSTKRKTDTPRKRKGAAFSTPTVLRAPQQPSPREDGPGSSARKQTRPRRFRPGTRALMEIRKYQKSTNLLLRKLPFARVVKEVAVLFDRTGTLRWQAAAIMALQEAAEAFLVHLFEDSNLCAIHAKRVTVMPKDLQLARRIRGRVDGLG; encoded by the exons ATGCCACGGACTCTTAATCAAGTCAACAATAGCTCCGCGAGGTCGACAAAAAGGAAGACAGACACTCCTCGGAAGAGAAAAGGAGCGGCTTTCAGCACACCCACAGTCCTCCGAGCTCCACAACAACCTTCACCTCGGGAGGATGGGCCTGGCTCCTCGGCGAGGAAGCAGACAAGAC CTCGCAGATTTCGGCCAGGAACCAGAGCCTTGATGGAAATCAGGAAGTATCAAAAAAGCACCAACCTTCTCCTCAGGAAGCTCCCCTTTGCCAGAGTG GTGAAGGAAGTTGCTGTTCTGTTTGACCGGACTGGGACATTGCGGTGGCAAGCAGCGGCAATCATGGCTTTACAAGAG GCAGCTGAAGCTTTCCTGGTCCACCTCTTTGAGGACTCCAACCTGTGTGCCATCCACGCCAAGCGGGTGACTGTGATGCCCAAGGACTTGCAGCTGGCACGGCGGATCCGAGGGAGAGTTGACGGCCTTGGCTAA